In Hippoglossus hippoglossus isolate fHipHip1 chromosome 15, fHipHip1.pri, whole genome shotgun sequence, the genomic stretch tgctgccctctgctggctaAACTGTGATATCCCACCAGTCCAGATCCTACAGTGGACCCTGCGATAAACCCACTACAGTATTAATCAAAAATGATCATGTGCATCTACATAGGCAAAAAATAACAAGGTTTCACTTCAGGtaaatctgtttcctctgctgagaAATATTCTTTATTACGATCTAGCATTTACAACAGCAATCCGTCAAGGTGCAAGCACAACTGACTTTTAAAGGGGATGGGGAAATGgcactctgattggttcattGCACGTGACACTGGAAAACCCATCCATGATTGATTACGAGACTGATGGTGCACTCGTGTGGTGTTAATAATCAGAAAAATGTGTTCGTGACTggaaaaatgtgtctgtatgcCATCTCCAGtcaggaaaacaacacagaaagtTGCCTTAAATTTTGGTACACAAGTCGCAGAGttgctgatgtcatcacttaTGAACCTGTTATACTTTTACAGTAAGCTCTACATAGGAGTCTGTCcatctcacacaagcacataacTTTTAAGTCAATACAGACGTTTTTATGATTAACATGCACACATTAAATTATTCATATGCCTGTCACACCTGATTTGCTCTTTGTTATTATGCAAATAAttgagtttttatttaacagctgAACCATCCAACAACGTTCACCTGATTTCTAGTGCCTCAGACTGCACCAGACTGAACAAAGAAGTTGCTGAGGAACTGATGGCTGACTGCTTCTGCGGGGTCTCTTCGAGGTCATGGCGTCCAAACCACAGGAAGTGCTGCCCTGCCCGTGCTGAAGCTGCCTCTGCAGCCTTCTGCTTGTGGTTGCGGGTGAACCGGCTGTAGCCCGCTGGAAAAGCAGCAGTCGGCTTCACCGTGAAGTCTGTCTCGTAGGCTGAGACGTTCCCTCCAGTCTCTGATGTGCCGCTGTCAGCTCCATCGGGGCAGAGGCTGAAGTGAGAGTTTTGCTGCTTGCGTTCGTCGGGACACTTTCTCAGTCCCACACCCTGAAGTACACCAACATGGCAGAgaacaaatgttttcctttcaagCTGTGATATGGTAATAGGTCAGAACATTTTGTTATGCTGTGTATTTCTCCTCATACTCACATAAGTGAAGACAGCAATGTTATCTTTTAAGGAATGCTTGTTGTCATGGTCTGAGAGTGGATACTCCCTGGATTCCTGTgaagaaacacatgaagaaaaaaCTCAGACAgtaaaacaactgaacacagAAAAACTGAGAAGGcagtttttcttaatttctttgATATGAAGTGCAAGGGCCATGACAGAAGTGTGTATCAAAGTGCAGTGATACAAAAGCTGATtatttgttcaagttttaaCTTGATGTtgtgattaaaataaagaatttcttACCCATTTTCCACCAATGCTCATTGAAGAAGGTTTTTTTCCACCTTTTACCATTTTTATCGACTGAGTGATTTCACCAACGCaccgcacacatgcacgcacagtTAAACTTAACTGAACAATGCACAACACTGGTCACTATGGAAACAGGCTCCAAACAAATAACCTGGACACTGAGCTCAATTTGTCACGGAGATGTGGAACTGGAATTCTGACAAAAACCAGCTTCCACTAATCAAATAAAAGGATAAATAGTTTAATTTGattcacaaatcaaatcagtcagataaaagataaaagacaaTAACAACGTAAGAAACTAGGCCGAATGAATAACCAGGattttttatgtataaaaaaGGCATATAATATGGCTTGGATGGATTAAAGATTAAAGTAAACATGATAGGGATCACAGGTAGAACATATAATTGGATCAAAGACTTTTTATTTGATAAGTTTATTCAAGTAAGAATTGGGGCCGCTTCATCAGGAAGGTATATGGTGGAATATGGTATTCCTCAGGGCAGTGTCATTGATCCAATATTGTTTTCCATTATGATCAATGTCACTAAGTTCAGGGTGACAATGGGTCGCTCTTTGCTAATGATGGAGCCTTGTGGAAAAGGGGAAGGAATGTTAAGAAAATGTCACTTCCAAGCACTTCACTTCAAAAATGTCACTTCACAGCAGCAAGGAGTTGCTTAGCCACAATCTTTGAGTATTTAGCGATAAAAGGTAGTTTTGAGATGGGTCTATAATTTTCTAAAATCATGTGATCGAGCCCAGGCTTTTTTAGAATTGGCTGAACACTAGCAGTTTTGAAGTAATCTGGAACATTACTGTTAAAGATTTATAGTAACCAGGGCACAAGTGTTTCCGTTACGTTGAATAAAAGCTTAATGGACGGGTGCCCATTGTCCCAACTAAGCTTTTATTCATTCGTATTGACGGATGAGTTCTGCACTTCAGCAATTGATGAGATTAAATTAattccatttaaaatgtatttagttgattaaataaaatcaagtgTTTGAGAGTTACAAGAAAATGTATCTTTGATGGATGACAAAGTCAAGGAGGGATAATTCACTAAAACAAAAAGTTTAGttactttatttttcacaaCAATACATTACAATGACATATTCAATTTATCGACAACttatgaaatatataatataattttacaaCTTATATTGAACTTAAgaagctttatttttttatttttaatacaattAGCTATTCtaaaatgtgttcaaatgtaACTATTAAAGATCCTGGGTTAGGATTTTGCAAATAAACATTGGCTAACATTTTTGGAAATGGTACATGGTCAATAATACCAAGCACTGACTAATTCATGAATCACCTCAGATGGTGGGGGGTTTTAAAATTCTTCAGTGAGACGCGTCGACAAgtaatgatttttctttttcctgttgttggAGGTGCTTCTTCAGCTGTTTGGCCAAACGTTGCCACCTGATGAAAAGCAGGAATCATGGACCACTTAATAAAATCTCCAAAACCGTGCTAACTCTTATTTTGAGATCACACATCCACCTCTCTTACCGTTCCTGTGCATCGTTGTTCTTATTCACCCTGTCagcctcctccctcttctcctccatccatcgCTGCAACAGttcgtctttctctctccgAGCCTGCGTCAAAGTTTCCTTTAGTCCTTCCTGCTCCGCTCGCAGGGTGGCCAACTCTTTGGACTGACACTCCAAGGTGAATTCAAATTCTGAAAGGGTTGCCTTCAGGGTGTTGTTCCCTTTAGCCAGGGTACGTGCCTCTTGGCGGTATTGGGACACACTGAAATAGCAAAGtaatgaaataatgatttattttaccTCTAACCTTTTATTTAGACTGGCTTGACAATTACTTTGACTCATGTAGTTCTGTCATTATACAACATTTTTAcgtcaaaacacacatttatgaaTAATTTTTCAAGATGACCATTTATGAATTCTTCAACATGATGTCTAATAGAGTAAAGGATTGTATCAAAGTTAGTAGGTTGGAGATGGAGGCtgaatttcatatttatattttatattaacttCCTTCCTTGCATTACAAATGTATCGGCCTGATAAGACAACACTGACTTTTTAGACTTTTTTAGGAgttgaaacaataaaattaaaccTGTTCGCAAGGTAAATAATTTATGTCTGCAggccttttactttttaaacatgtaaCCGTcttatatttgatgttttttcattCTATCCACTCTCGACTTTGTGAAAATAATTTTCATACAGTGACTTAATGCCTAAATATGACCAAACAAACATTGGGGcattactttctgtttctgaagatcatattttatgatgaaTATGGTTTTCCATAACATACCGTGACTGCCAgtactgcagctcagcctcttTCAGATACAGGACGCTGGTCAGGTCAGAGACGGTCTGAGACAACTGGGGAGACAAAAGAACGAGTTGATTAGACTGTGGATAATGGAAGGAGCGATCAGTTCAAAGGTCAATGCCTGAACACACAGATGATAATGTGGTTCAATTTCtttctctgctgtaacttcctggcttttagattattttacaagtttaaaaccacaaaaagcttttttctgatgcatttatttaattacagGAAACTGATGTTGTTTGCACAGCTAAATATTGTtgattcatattattttatccACCTTTTCTGACAGGTGCTCAGTCTCTCTCAGCTgcagatgaaggattttagtgttttttccaGCTTCTACTCCATCTCGCTCAgagctgaaaaaaaaagttttataaatCAAGATGAACAAATGTTGGATAAAGTGGAATTCTGCATTTCTAACCTGTTAAACTGAACATCATCCAGGATTTGTTTGCGGATTTCAAAACGTTCCTCCAGCTGAGACActagaatgaaaacaaacacgtgCTCTTACGGTCTGAGACAGTGAGAGCATCGATGTAAAAAGCTGAGGAAGGAATAATGTTGATCTTACGTGTCGTAAAAACACCGACATGAGGCAGTTTCTCAGTTTGGTCTCTCTGCTGCAGTCGAGCACGCACGTGATTTTTCCAGTTGGCCATCTCTGCGGTCATGTGATCCGTCGTCTGTGTAAACCCGGTCAACCCCAGCCGCACTTCGAAAATTCGCGCGTCTATTCGTGATTTTACGCTAAATGTCAAATAGGCCGAAGACAAACGTTGACAATTAAAAGATAATTTGTTGTGGACGATTGATTTTATTTccacacaaatataacaaacataatgaaatggaatatcatatatatatatttctgaaaATTAAAGTCAAAGTTCACTACTTTCTGATTATTGGACTCAAAACTTATTTGAGGTGACACAGCTATTTCAActcactcttgttcatgttGACCCCCACTGTATGCATGTCAAGTTTCAAAAGGTTTTACTGTACAGAtattgagaaaatgaaagacaaagtttgctactttttcattatggcacTCAAAACATGCTCACTTGCCTATTTTCTTCGCCAATGACATTTACCGTATGTGAACGAATAGACACGCATCAATTTTCAAAGTGCGGCTTACTTCACAAACGAAGGGCCACATGACCGCAGCTGTTCATTGCAGTAAACACTCACTTGTCCCCAAAATGGCTCCTCAACTGCAGGCCTGCGTCGTTTTTTGCTCTCACTTGACAACACACATGACTTTGTCGTGGTTAAACATGAACTGAGTGTTAACACAATTTCATTAGAATGGAAGTGAAAGGTCTGCAACAAAGTTTTCACAGCTCCTCCCAGTTCGGTTTAGATAGAGAGCTGCCTGACATTCCATCCACTGTgttaacataacacaacacatgacCACATTACAACACGACACAACAttacataatataacataacataacagaacagaacagaacagaacagaacagaacagaacagaacatgagatgacatgacatgacacgACACGACACAACACgacacaacataacataacataacataacacaacacttCATAACACAACGTAACATAATTCAAATACAGTAATTAACAAAATTGTGTAAAGTATTTACTTTATATGCTACTTGGTGCTTGTATTCAAATACTTTCTCACCTTCagattaaaatgtactttttgaTGTGAGATTAAAATTTACTTTTTGATCTGAGAGCTCTACTTATTCTGAAAAGTAACATTGTATAAACACAACACTTTTccataaatataatgtattgctatggataaaaaaaaccaaTGACCCTTGTAAAGTACATAATATAAtcttaaaaaactaattttataATCTGAATCTGCACTTTAGTTTGTATCTTAAGCTGCCAAACAAATACAATGCAGTATAAGTAGATGCACATTTTGAGCACAATGTAGTAatattagaataaaatatagaagtagaaaatggaaatactccAGAAAAGTATCAAAATATTTCAATTAATTTCTTTCCACCACtgcaaattaaatgttttaatctcGACTTTAACTGACTTCAAACAaactttgttattgttttattatataatttaaaagaaGACAAGCACAAGCCAAGTCagtgcatttcaaaataaaagccaccAGAACAGAATGTACTCAACTTTTCTAGAAAGAGCAGGAGCTGCCAACTCTTAGTACTTCCGGTTCATTGCCTTTATCACTACATCGCTCTGACTGAAACACATTGAGCGACATGAGCTTTATTTGACATCATTTAATGTTCAAATctaatttttgtattttactgtagACTCGGGATGAATTCCGGTGGTTGACAGGGAACAGAGGAAGAGTTTTGAagctgaaacaggaagttgttgttCACTTGGACCAACGTGTGCTCTGACAacaacagatggagagagagaagctacAGGCTAATTTAAacctttaaatacatttaactgagcaacagcagcttctcatgtgagtgtcattttattccagtgttgtatatttacatcttgtttggtttttttcacAGCGCTACGGCTCAGCGATGTTATTTGGATTAGCTAGCCTGCCAAAGCTAGCATAGCAAACTAAAGCCATCACTAACACTTGATCGATACTGTTGTCCTTGTCCGTCCTCCATCTCATGTCTCCTCCGTGACAACATGTGCAGGCTGGCGGGTTGTTGAGGGATCAGCTGGATCCACGGTGCTGTGTCCGGTATGAGCTCTGGGGACAGGGAGCCTGGGAGCCCCTGGGACAATGTGAAGGAAGAGCCCACCTGCTCAGGTGAAAACAGCAAACATGTAAGTAACAGAAACATGCTTCAATGATCTAACATGACAATCTAACTAGCTTTATATGGGTTAGTTAATGTTGTGTGTGGATTCATAAAGTCACTGTCACCTTTAGTGTCAAATCCATTTACACAACTGCCAACGGTCAAAGCCGGATTAAGCTCCTGAAGGGGCCCGGGGCTAATATTTCTCAAGGGGCCCCTTTAGACCCCCTTCAGACctggtgtatatatatatatattctcttagctgtgtgaatgcaaatcaTGACTAACAATCCTCCGCACATCCTTTTCCTGCCTGTTTGCACTTTACTTTATTTCGAAAATGTGAACTGATACACACGGTGCAATAACTACCTTTGAATGTATATAGTCTcagttttgtattgtattgtttttgacttttttttttatagtaagCTCTCTTTTacctttcttttatatttattttaattttgctGAGCTGACCAGTTTCTTCTTGTCCAATACGCTTGTCCAACCCGCTACAGTTCCCcattaaacaatttttttccccacacatTCTGACACAACTGTATTGCCAGACTtgctaaaaacaacataatttggtcagTAAGTAAAGTGGGGAAGTAGAATTTTATTTAAGATTTTGACAGTTTTTTGCAACGATCATGGCCTCCTACAGGGATGATACTGTCTGTCAAGGGGTGCAAATTTCCAACAACTGCATATACATTTTACACGTGGAAACCATGGACAATGTTTTGCACCATGTGAAAAACCTGAAATACTGTCTGTGTTCTCTGATCTATCTAAgtcatgatgtttttattttgtaggagTCGGCAATATGCTCAGGCAGCACTGAAATTAAGAGCTGTGCCGTGGTGAAGTACTCAGCCGCCCCTCCACCGACCAGCTATGCCTTGCTGCAGGAGAAGACCGACCTTAAGCTGCCTCCCGCCAACTGGCTGAGAGAAAACCCTCAGCTGGGCAGCGCGGGAACCACCGTACTAGGCTCCAGCAGCAAGAGCAAGCCTTTTTCTAGGTATAACATCCTGAATAATACTATTACTACAACTGCTATGTATTACACTAATGTGAGGCTGTTGTGATCTGAAAAGTTACAGAATGCAGTGTGTGCTGCTGAACTGTTTtgaattatataataatataatgttttgACCACTCTATTTGTTTCAATAAGGCAACACTAAGTATTATAAACACCTCTGGTTATTCAGTCAAAGTCATAGATTAAATTAGAGGCTCAACGCGTCATGCTTTGTGCTCTGCTTAATTGTGGAAACCTGCTGGGCAGATGGCCTCTGTTGATGGTCAGAACGCACTCATGAAGACTGATTGTTACTCACTGCTCTATTGACTTCACGCGTTCTACATTTTTTCAATAACTTTACAAAACTATGACTGGAAAACTTCTCGCTGCATATCTGATAGCAGAGAATCATTGTGATTATCAGTGGATAAACCATGGATACTGATAAATCGTTCATGAGTCTGACCTTTATCCATATTACCATTTGCAAACACTGTTGTGAATAagttccttttcttcttttgtagTTTTGGGATGGCCTACGAATTCATTGACTGCATCGGGGACGATGTTGACGTGGTGTCAGACTCTGAGGTTTGTGGAGCCGCTCCAGCGCtgacatttgtttctgaaacatgtTCATACAGCTGTCGTTAACATTGTTTTCTGTCAAATTCAGAACATCAAGAAGCTTTTGAAAATTCCCTACAGCAAGTCTCACGTCAGCATGGCCGTTCACCGCGTCGGGAGGACCCTGCTTTTGGACGACCTGGACATTCAAGAGCTCTTCATGAAGTCTTCTCAGGTAGAGCagggtttttcttttacaaGTCAACGAAACATCCTTACTAGGATTGTTGttccatgttttaaaaaaatgtcttcatgaCAGTATGAGGttaaagtgattttattttcctgctaCGTGTGTTTTTGTAGACCGGAGACTGGACGTGGCTAAAAGAGTTTTACCAGCGGCTAATAGATGAGAAgtggcagaggaagaagaagagtaaaGAGCACTGGTATCAGAGAGCCATCCTGTCAAAGTTCCTCTACTACAGGTGAGTTATCTCTTTACATTGGGTGTAAGTTTACACTTCTTCTTGTGCATCTCTCTTTGCCTTGCTCTGTCAACACTACGGCTCTAACACTGTGTTTCTTGCAGTATAAAtggtgatggagctgcagaGCCTGTACCAGACAACCTGAATGAAGGGGAGGTGGAGAACGAGGCAGAGGAGTTCAGCTCTACATGGCCCACCTCCTTCACCAGCACGCCGTCTGAAGCAGAAGAGTCAGACACTGCCAAGCAGGTCCGAAGAAATCTCtgagaaatgtgaaataatgttGGGAAAGGTCTCAAAAAGATATCATTAAAAATACAATCAAGGTCTGAAAAACCTAATCACTGAAAAGAATTAAGTAGGGaattaataaggatttaatcCGTTGTGCCTCCACAATTTTTCTGTACTTAATGTGATGAAGGGTTTAAGCAAATAACTAACCAGCGTTTTTTTGACTTAGTGGCTCTTAGGTGAGTGGTAAGCTGATAACTGTGTGAGATGTTGGTTTGCACTACTTACACTGACAGTGTTGCTTCTATAAAACATGTAGGAAAGCGTTTCTTTGGACAGCAACTTTGCTCTGGGCCAAGTGACGGCTGTACTCAAAGAGCAAAACCTCCCAACTCTGTTCAACGAGGGGGAAAACAGTCAGGTAACACAAACGTTTACAACCTTCTTTCAATGGTATTTATGACCAGAGGTGGTAGCTTATGGTTAATATATCATTTGATGTTGTTTGTTCGACAGGGTTTAAGAAACGACTTTGTGCGAAACATCATGTGGACGTTCGAGGATATCCACATGCTGGTCGGATCCAACATGCCTATCTTCGGAGGTGGTCGTTATCCTGCCGTCAGTCTGAGACTCAGGTTGGAATTAGTTTGTTCTGATTCAGGATCTGAAATAAATGTTCACatagagagaaaataagaaTTTTAATTATATAACATGTCTGCGTCAACAAGATActgaacattttcataaaatatgGCTGTATAATGGATGTGGTGACACACAGTACGTCTCTGCACAGTGATGATAGATGCTGGGAATTGTTGTTAGTAGGTcaggttttaattagtttgagCTGAACTGTAAAGATAATACAtccaattaataataataataattccttcttcccctctgtctctgtgtttttcagggACAACAATAAACCAATCAACATTCTGACAGGTATCGACTACTGGCTCGACAATCTGATGTGCAATGTCCCCGAACTGGTCATGTGTTTTCACGTCAATGGCATCGTTCAGGTGAattgctgctgccttttgtccAGTGTTGTTATTATCCAAGTAATTATTGCCAAAGATGATGTTTCATTGTataatctgaaaatgttttgatggcagtgaacattttttaaaggttctatattttacaattttctgtttcatttgagTTTAAAAATCCATAATAAATTATGGGTTTAAGTACCAAAGACTGTGTAGTCTTAGggcctgtttatttaaaaaaaacgtatttcattgttttgtggTTTTCCCTACAGAAATACGAGATGATAAAGACAGAGGACATCCCTCATCTGGAGAACTCGAATTTCTCCACGAGGGTTGTGAAAGACATCGCCCAAAATATTCTTTCCTTCCTAAAGTCCAACTGCACCAAAGAGGGTCACACCTACTGGCTTTTTAAAGGtgggagacaaacaaacaggaattCTTCAGTCTGATCACTATGTGCCTGTGTTTCTCGATGTTATCTAATTTTAACTTTTTGAACCCACAGCCAGTGGGAGTGACATCGTGAAGCTTTATGATCTTACTACCCTGTGTGAGGAGGCTGAAGAAGGGAAATGTCAGAATCCCTTCACTCTCCCTGTGGCTGTGTTACTATACAGGTAAGAATCTTATAAAGACTCAGCATTAGAGCATCTTTGTTCTACAAGATTCCTGCAGCCGTGACTTCTATTGGAAAAGTAGTTAAATTTGAAGCGTTAAAGTCCAGGGCTGAAAAATGTCCTCATATCCAAAAAGAGATTCATAGAAAGCTTGAGGCCGAATCTATAAATGTATTGTTGGACTTCAGGTTTAGTCAAATCCTCAAAAGGTTTGTGAAAGTTAACATTATTTGAGTCAGTTTAAGTAGCAAGAAATTTGTTGTTTCAATAtataataaatgcaaaatattttaaaatagtatataaattaaaatgtccatTTAAAGGGCAACCCTTGTAAAACACAACATCGTTTGCAGGTTAGATGTGTTTTAATCAGACATGTATAGAATTCAGTAAAGTGTGTAATCTGTAATGGATTCtcgtctgttgtgtgttttgttgtgcagAGTGGCCAGCAACCTAATGCTGAAGGCGAGACAGAACAGGAAGCACTATGGCACAGTCCGAACGCTGCTCTTAAACTGCGTCAAACTTCTGGATCAGGAGAGACATCCGCAGGTAAGAAGAAATTCTATGTTACAATAAGACAGAGGTGGCAATTTATATTTAGACGGCAGAGAAAGTAGAAAGTGCAACTCTTTGACTGAACCTGATCCCCTCTCGTCTATCTGCTCAGATCACCGCCTCCGCCCACTACATGCTGTCAGAGCTGTTCCAGCTCGACGAGCCCcctgaggaaggaggagagtcGCTCCGGGCCGGCGGCTCCGAGGACAGCTACAGCGACGAAGAcagggaggaagacgaggaggcaGAGTTGACGGAGGACAGTGATGAGAATGGCTCCTACAGCAACTGCTCCAACCCACAGGATGACAGTAAAGCTGTGGCTGTTATTCGCTCTGTAAGGGAGCTGTCTGTGCCGGAGAAATACAAATCTACCCACCAGATCAGAGTGAGCGCTTCTACACATGTTTTTCTTGCTCTTTCCATCACACAGACCTAcagggagagagtggaggaaaaaaaagtgaaagaagcTAATTTTATCTTTTCAAATCTCTGCAGCCAAGTGGAGCTTTCCCCGTTTCTCAAGACAAGGAGGAGCGATGCAGACACGTCCTGAGCTACGTACTAAAGGCAAGTCGCCGCATGATGTTTACATACAACACTGATAATGTGATGTGTCACCTACCAGTTAATAAACGCTGTGATACACAACACAGGGCCTGAAGGCAGTGGATGGAAGCATAAAGAAGGAGAGCGACCTCCCAGCCGCGGACCCCAACACACCAATCCCTCTCAAATATGAAGACAGAAATGCTATTGGAGCCTGCGCCTCCGAGAAAGGCATCTCTCTTCTTCTTGAGACAGGTCAGTTCTCAGTCCTTTTTACTAACTGATGTAATACCGCATAATAAAACAGTGAATATGGAAGTGTTATGTCATACACTGTCTTCTTACTTTCTTACAAACGGGCTAtgatcatgtgtgtgtcagcagcggGGCCAGTGCAGGGCGACCAGAAGCACCTGACGCGCTCGGGGATGATCCCTGGCTCGTGGCAGCACcacatgaagctgcagctcttcctCAAAGCCTCCAAGGCCTACTTTGTCCTGTCTGATGCCGCCACCAACTTACTGAAGTACGGCCGAGCTTTGCGCTACATCAAGCTATCTCTGCAGTGCTACGGTACGGTTGTTTAACTTCAatttaagttgttttctttcattctttccttGTTTGATCTCTTTCTAGCAGCctaaataatgttttcacaaaGCAAATATTAATCTAAAAACCGAATGATAAAACAGATCAGGTCCTTTCACTAGATTGTGCATGAAACTGCTCCATAACTTTCCAAATTATGTGCAGCATAATTATAACAAAGTCATTCAAACTTCAATTTATCTTTCCATCACCTTCTGCGGTTTTCCTCCAGATGCCTATTGCTCAGTGAGCGGTACGCAGCACTCACAGGTGCTGCAGTTCCACAGccagtgtctgtctctgtgtggagACATCCAGCTGATGTTGGCCCAGAACGCCAACAACAGAGCCGCTTACCTTGAGGAGTACAGCTACCAGACCAAAGAGGACCAGGAGATCCTGCACAGCCTgaacagagagagcagctgCCAAGGTCACTCACTGAAGACAAtcatacacaacacacaatgtCCAGCTCTGTTGCCTGATTTATTAAAACTAGGGGTAAAGGCCATTTCATTTGTCAATCGTATCCTTCTCTACCCTTCAGCCTTCAACATGGCAGCAGACCTGTCGATGGACCCGGAGTACCAGCTGTTTGTCAGCAGTAAATGTTACGAGGCAGCATATGAACTGCTCATCTCAGAGGCTTTGAAAGATCAGGAGTCAGATCAACTGGCTCAGTTGCTCAGACGGCTGGGAAACATCCGCAATGAGATGGGAGTGTACTACATGAACCAGGCAGCAGCCATGCAGACTGAGAAAGAAGGTTTGTCGGGTAGAAGTTGAAACTCTTAACAATGACAGTGACCGATATCCCAGAGTAATAGGGACAGCTTGCTTTCCACTGCACTCAGATCAGTAAAGAAATACGgactaaaacacaactttaaaaactGATCACTCTTACTTGTGTCTCTGTCCGTGTTGCTGTGTCTAATCAGGTTTATCTTTCTCCCTCCCCAGTAAAGAAGTCTGTGTCCGTAGCAGAACAGGAGATgtggaaaaaaagtttttcctACTTTGAGAAAGGTATGAAGGACTTTGAAGCCATCAGGGACAGCACCAACTCGGCCTTGCTGCTGTGTAACACTGGCCGACTGATGAGAATCTGCGCTCAGGCTCACTGCGCCGTCTCTGGCGACCAGAGCCGAGGGGAGTTCTCACCTGAAGAGGCACTCTACTACAACAAGGTGCCACGTCAAACACTTATCGtcttaattattatttattc encodes the following:
- the edrf1 gene encoding erythroid differentiation-related factor 1 isoform X1; protein product: MSSGDREPGSPWDNVKEEPTCSGENSKHESAICSGSTEIKSCAVVKYSAAPPPTSYALLQEKTDLKLPPANWLRENPQLGSAGTTVLGSSSKSKPFSSFGMAYEFIDCIGDDVDVVSDSENIKKLLKIPYSKSHVSMAVHRVGRTLLLDDLDIQELFMKSSQTGDWTWLKEFYQRLIDEKWQRKKKSKEHWYQRAILSKFLYYSINGDGAAEPVPDNLNEGEVENEAEEFSSTWPTSFTSTPSEAEESDTAKQESVSLDSNFALGQVTAVLKEQNLPTLFNEGENSQGLRNDFVRNIMWTFEDIHMLVGSNMPIFGGGRYPAVSLRLRDNNKPINILTGIDYWLDNLMCNVPELVMCFHVNGIVQKYEMIKTEDIPHLENSNFSTRVVKDIAQNILSFLKSNCTKEGHTYWLFKASGSDIVKLYDLTTLCEEAEEGKCQNPFTLPVAVLLYRVASNLMLKARQNRKHYGTVRTLLLNCVKLLDQERHPQITASAHYMLSELFQLDEPPEEGGESLRAGGSEDSYSDEDREEDEEAELTEDSDENGSYSNCSNPQDDSKAVAVIRSVRELSVPEKYKSTHQIRPSGAFPVSQDKEERCRHVLSYVLKGLKAVDGSIKKESDLPAADPNTPIPLKYEDRNAIGACASEKGISLLLETAAGPVQGDQKHLTRSGMIPGSWQHHMKLQLFLKASKAYFVLSDAATNLLKYGRALRYIKLSLQCYDAYCSVSGTQHSQVLQFHSQCLSLCGDIQLMLAQNANNRAAYLEEYSYQTKEDQEILHSLNRESSCQAFNMAADLSMDPEYQLFVSSKCYEAAYELLISEALKDQESDQLAQLLRRLGNIRNEMGVYYMNQAAAMQTEKEVKKSVSVAEQEMWKKSFSYFEKGMKDFEAIRDSTNSALLLCNTGRLMRICAQAHCAVSGDQSRGEFSPEEALYYNKAIDYYLRAIRSLANRANHPLVWDSVNWELSTTYFTLATLLQDYAPLSRKAQEQIEREVTEAMMKSLKYCDLQTESARQPLYQYRAATIHHRLASMYHSCFRNQVGDEHLRKQHRSLAELHYSKAVCLFLSLKDAPCELLRTLLERVAFAEFTMAGQSSSGAKLKSLTGALEIMTESRHAFQLIHNELEEEEEQVEPSEPQAADSAQSPDVATGPTSGLNLQEVMKLIGVFEPSFSFLLLQLIKLMTTLKRKPSNKDEELLKTYKNVYSKLLRAEKNAPLLSRVSVYKDLLQQLTPQTGSDDTGTPS